A single genomic interval of Lewinellaceae bacterium harbors:
- a CDS encoding SCO family protein encodes MKYWIAAAIALAAFACNSREQHKALPIIGNHDIQGEDTIYHQIPDFAFIDQDSQVVTNATFEGKIYIADFFFTSCPTICPKVKKQMLRIYDKYQNEPRLMFLSHSIDPKRDTVGRLKTYSENLGVDTGRWRFVTGNKDEIYEIADDYMSIAVEDPNAPGGFDHSGWILLIDKDRHIRSYCNGTVPEKVDEFMKDVDWLLGNM; translated from the coding sequence ATGAAATACTGGATCGCCGCAGCCATTGCCCTGGCGGCTTTTGCCTGCAACAGCCGCGAACAGCATAAAGCCCTGCCCATTATCGGCAACCACGACATTCAGGGCGAGGACACCATTTACCATCAAATCCCCGATTTTGCCTTTATTGACCAGGACAGCCAGGTGGTGACCAACGCCACCTTTGAGGGCAAGATTTACATTGCGGACTTTTTCTTTACCTCCTGCCCGACCATCTGCCCCAAAGTAAAAAAGCAGATGCTGCGCATCTACGACAAATACCAGAATGAACCCCGGCTGATGTTCCTCTCCCACTCCATCGACCCCAAGCGGGATACGGTGGGGCGGCTGAAGACATACTCTGAAAACCTGGGCGTAGACACGGGCCGCTGGCGCTTCGTCACCGGCAACAAGGACGAGATTTACGAGATCGCCGACGACTACATGAGCATCGCCGTGGAGGATCCCAATGCGCCGGGCGGCTTCGACCACAGCGGCTGGATCCTGCTCATCGACAAGGACCGCCACATCCGTTCGTATTGCAACGGGACGGTACCAGAGAAGGTGGATGAGTTTATGAAAGATGTGGATTGGCTGTTGGGGAATATGTGA
- a CDS encoding DUF4340 domain-containing protein, whose amino-acid sequence MNRTVVLLIAFLLLGGGVFWYLSQGGDEKTTLAGADRAFKVEDIEQVHKIFIADRRGERTTLERRDGYWLYNGQYKARPSVMRPLLDAISRVQVKYKPPQAAVPSMVEALATEGIKVELYDQEGALIKAYYVGGSTSDERGTYMIMDGAEQPYVAELPAWEGNLSVRFRRYGDEWRDKTLFEEEVENIQSVSIEYPKQRSQSFILEDTPDGYAVRPFYDITPETRRPYKAGSAEAFLSNFESVSAEAFRNDLDGRDSIGQLVPFSIITLVNKQGDTTQVKLHPIIEENVISQDPKTGNYVQFNNAIERYYADLNGKDFLLAQHLLLEKLFWGYGSFFSGPDLLN is encoded by the coding sequence ATGAACCGGACAGTAGTGCTTTTAATTGCCTTTTTGCTCCTGGGAGGAGGGGTTTTCTGGTACCTCAGCCAGGGAGGAGATGAGAAAACGACGCTGGCAGGCGCCGACCGCGCCTTCAAAGTCGAGGACATCGAGCAGGTGCACAAGATTTTTATTGCCGACCGGCGCGGGGAGCGCACCACCCTGGAGCGCCGCGACGGTTACTGGCTCTACAACGGGCAGTACAAGGCCCGCCCTTCGGTGATGCGGCCACTGCTCGACGCCATCTCCCGGGTGCAGGTCAAATACAAACCGCCTCAGGCGGCAGTGCCGTCTATGGTGGAAGCGCTGGCGACCGAAGGCATCAAAGTGGAGCTGTACGATCAGGAAGGAGCCCTCATCAAAGCCTACTATGTGGGCGGCTCTACCTCGGATGAACGGGGAACTTATATGATCATGGACGGCGCCGAGCAACCCTACGTGGCCGAGCTTCCGGCCTGGGAGGGCAACCTGAGCGTGCGCTTCCGCCGCTACGGGGACGAATGGAGAGACAAAACCCTGTTTGAAGAAGAGGTGGAGAACATCCAGTCGGTTTCCATCGAATACCCCAAGCAGCGCAGCCAGTCCTTTATCCTGGAAGACACTCCCGACGGTTATGCCGTCCGGCCGTTCTACGACATTACTCCGGAAACCCGGAGGCCCTACAAAGCGGGCAGCGCCGAGGCCTTCCTGTCCAATTTCGAAAGCGTGAGCGCGGAGGCGTTTCGCAACGATCTCGATGGGCGGGACTCCATCGGTCAACTGGTGCCCTTCAGCATCATTACCCTGGTCAATAAACAGGGCGACACCACTCAGGTGAAACTCCATCCCATCATCGAGGAAAATGTCATTTCCCAGGATCCCAAAACGGGAAATTATGTGCAATTCAACAACGCAATCGAACGGTACTACGCCGACCTGAACGGGAAGGATTTCCTCCTCGCCCAGCACCTGTTGCTGGAGAAGTTGTTCTGGGGTTACGGCTCCTTTTTTTCGGGCCCGGATTTGTTGAACTGA
- the gldG gene encoding gliding motility-associated ABC transporter substrate-binding protein GldG, giving the protein MSTQKNTNNRKAQSLLQLLLFAGVLLFLNILANARIGGRALYAAVDMTEEQRYTLTGATRNLLENLDDVVYVKVLLEGDFPAGFKRLQAATRDVLDDFRSASGYIEYEFEDPGAGTTEQVNQRREQLSKDGVNPINLRVKGVEGTSEKLIYPYAVIYYKNRNFIVNLLENEMPGVPPEVTLNNSVGLLEYKLANAIQKLQLARKPNIVFTSGQGELNPMETADLEKSLREFYETGRVNLDSVVSIGPEAAALIIAKPTLPFSEKNKFKIDQYIMGGGKVLWLLDKVAVSLDSLRGRQNYYPNEYDLNLDDMLFKYGLRIQPDLVLDIQCSTIPLATGMVGNAPQFDYFRYPYHLVVAPQSNHPVVKSLGAVNLLYASSIDTSVQTKTGVEKTVLLQSSRNTRVQLIPVEMNFEFLRYDLDPTKFDQGPRALALALEGVFPSVYENRVTASMLDGLNQLGLEFRPQSEPTRMIVVSDGDVAKNKINPSNQSFSPLGYNEFDRFLFANKDLLLNSLEYLLDDNGVIAARGKEVRLRLLDTVRAKQESAFWQLLNIGLPLAFLAVFGLFYNWVRRRRFAG; this is encoded by the coding sequence ATGAGTACGCAAAAAAATACCAATAACCGGAAAGCGCAATCCCTGCTGCAACTGCTGCTGTTTGCGGGCGTATTGTTGTTTCTGAACATCCTGGCCAATGCGCGCATTGGCGGCCGGGCGTTGTATGCCGCTGTGGATATGACTGAGGAGCAGCGCTATACCCTGACCGGCGCTACCCGGAACCTTTTGGAAAACCTGGACGACGTCGTTTACGTCAAAGTGCTGCTGGAAGGAGATTTTCCGGCGGGCTTCAAGCGCCTGCAGGCCGCCACCCGAGATGTGCTCGACGATTTTCGATCGGCCTCCGGATACATCGAATACGAGTTTGAAGACCCCGGCGCGGGCACTACCGAACAGGTCAACCAAAGGAGGGAGCAGCTCTCAAAAGATGGCGTCAACCCCATCAACCTGCGGGTAAAGGGCGTGGAAGGCACCTCCGAAAAACTGATCTACCCCTACGCCGTTATTTATTACAAAAACCGCAACTTCATCGTCAACCTCCTGGAGAACGAGATGCCGGGCGTGCCTCCCGAGGTGACGCTGAACAACTCGGTGGGCCTGCTGGAGTACAAGCTGGCCAACGCCATCCAGAAATTGCAGCTGGCGCGAAAGCCAAACATCGTCTTCACCAGCGGGCAGGGAGAGTTGAACCCTATGGAAACCGCCGACCTGGAGAAATCCCTGCGCGAGTTCTACGAGACGGGCAGGGTGAATCTCGACAGCGTGGTCTCCATTGGCCCGGAAGCGGCTGCCCTCATCATCGCCAAGCCGACCCTGCCCTTTTCAGAAAAGAACAAGTTCAAGATCGACCAGTACATCATGGGCGGAGGCAAGGTGCTGTGGCTGCTCGATAAGGTGGCTGTCAGCCTGGACAGCCTGCGGGGGCGGCAGAATTATTACCCCAACGAATACGACCTCAACCTGGACGACATGCTTTTCAAATACGGCCTCAGGATACAACCCGACCTGGTGCTGGATATACAGTGCTCTACCATTCCGCTGGCTACGGGCATGGTGGGCAACGCCCCGCAGTTCGACTACTTCCGCTATCCCTACCACCTGGTCGTCGCGCCCCAGTCGAACCACCCGGTAGTGAAGAGCCTGGGAGCCGTCAACCTGCTTTACGCCAGCTCCATCGACACCAGCGTGCAAACAAAGACGGGGGTGGAAAAAACGGTGCTGCTGCAGTCCTCCCGCAACACCCGCGTTCAGCTGATCCCGGTGGAGATGAACTTTGAGTTCCTGCGCTACGACCTGGACCCCACGAAGTTCGACCAGGGCCCCCGGGCGCTGGCGCTGGCCCTGGAGGGCGTTTTCCCGTCCGTATACGAAAACCGGGTTACCGCAAGCATGCTGGACGGGCTCAACCAACTGGGGCTGGAATTCCGGCCCCAAAGCGAACCCACGCGGATGATCGTCGTTTCGGATGGCGATGTGGCCAAAAATAAGATCAACCCCAGCAACCAGTCCTTCAGCCCCTTGGGCTACAACGAGTTCGACCGCTTCCTCTTCGCCAATAAAGACCTGTTGTTGAACTCCCTGGAGTACCTGCTGGACGACAACGGCGTGATCGCAGCCCGCGGAAAAGAAGTCCGCCTGCGCCTGTTGGATACCGTTCGGGCCAAACAGGAAAGCGCCTTCTGGCAACTGCTTAACATCGGGCTGCCGCTCGCTTTTCTGGCGGTGTTCGGGCTGTTTTACAATTGGGTGCGGAGGAGGAGGTTTGCGGGGTAG
- the gldF gene encoding gliding motility-associated ABC transporter permease subunit GldF — protein MLSIFLKEVNSFFSSLIGYIVIGVFLVIMGLMMFVFPDTSLLNYNYATLGQLFEMAPMIFVFLIPAITMRSFAEEQQAGTIELLVTRPITGLQIILGKYFASLLLVAFALAPTGLYYYTVYQLGSPPGNLDSGAILGSYIGLFLLAGSFVAIGLFASTLSGNQIVAFIVAAFLCFFLYWGFDFLSRLPVFVGKVDDVVQMFGIDYHYNSISRGLADSRDVLYFFSLIALFVAMTLVSLERRKW, from the coding sequence ATGCTAAGCATATTCCTAAAGGAGGTCAATTCATTTTTCAGTTCCCTGATCGGCTACATCGTCATCGGTGTTTTTTTGGTTATCATGGGCCTGATGATGTTTGTTTTTCCGGACACCAGCTTGCTGAATTACAACTACGCCACCCTCGGCCAATTGTTCGAGATGGCGCCGATGATCTTCGTTTTTCTCATTCCGGCCATCACCATGCGGTCTTTTGCAGAAGAACAACAGGCCGGCACCATCGAGTTGCTGGTGACCCGCCCCATCACCGGCCTGCAGATCATTCTGGGCAAATATTTTGCCAGCCTGCTGCTGGTGGCTTTTGCCCTGGCGCCCACCGGGCTGTATTACTACACGGTTTATCAGCTGGGGTCGCCGCCGGGCAACCTCGATTCGGGGGCCATTCTGGGGTCGTATATCGGCCTGTTCCTGCTCGCCGGCTCCTTTGTGGCCATCGGCCTGTTCGCCTCTACCTTGTCGGGCAATCAGATCGTCGCTTTTATCGTGGCGGCTTTCCTCTGCTTCTTCCTGTACTGGGGCTTCGATTTCCTGAGCCGCCTGCCGGTCTTTGTGGGCAAGGTCGACGATGTGGTGCAGATGTTCGGCATCGATTATCACTACAATTCCATAAGCCGCGGCCTGGCTGACAGCCGCGATGTTTTATATTTTTTTTCCCTTATCGCCCTGTTTGTCGCAATGACCCTGGTGTCGCTGGAGCGGAGGAAGTGGTAG
- a CDS encoding NUDIX hydrolase codes for MIDWKKINERFAYRGWRNMIQKRFEMPDGRHADFDVVGIDTFVTIAAFTKYREAIMVRQFRPGPEMVLTSFPEGLVDPRESPEMTARRELLEETGFEAGHITLLKEVRSAYTTERQVILLASDCHKVGEQKLDATEFIEVFSLPLPEFRKMLRQAEDTSFVNVDAGYLALDRLGWL; via the coding sequence ATGATCGATTGGAAAAAGATAAACGAGCGCTTTGCCTACCGGGGCTGGCGCAATATGATACAAAAGCGGTTTGAAATGCCCGACGGGCGGCACGCGGATTTTGACGTGGTCGGCATCGACACCTTCGTAACCATAGCGGCATTCACCAAATACCGCGAAGCCATCATGGTCCGCCAGTTCCGCCCTGGCCCGGAGATGGTGCTGACCAGTTTCCCGGAAGGGCTGGTCGATCCCCGCGAATCCCCGGAGATGACGGCCCGCCGGGAACTGCTGGAAGAAACCGGCTTCGAAGCCGGCCACATCACGTTGCTCAAGGAGGTGCGCAGCGCCTACACCACCGAGCGGCAGGTCATCCTGCTGGCCAGCGATTGCCATAAGGTAGGCGAGCAAAAGCTCGACGCCACCGAATTCATCGAGGTGTTCAGCCTTCCTCTGCCCGAATTCAGAAAGATGCTGCGCCAGGCCGAAGACACCAGCTTTGTGAACGTAGACGCGGGGTATCTGGCGCTGGACAGGCTGGGGTGGTTGTGA
- a CDS encoding alpha-amylase, giving the protein MKNLTPYLLLLVLFLFSCKKDNLQNALAEESKLDIVHVTHHDGSPFSTEAGGQEISTRTFSSGPGGGVMMQAFYWDPPAGGVWWDTIASKLEDWSSAGIESVWLPPASKAQSGASSMGYDPTDYFDLGDYNQNGTVETRFGSKTELTDLISEAHAQNMKVYADIVLNHNSGGQLEYNQYTNDSTWTDFTQVASGKFTRSQHDFHANWVHGNDEGYFGGFPDLCHDVPYVQDWLWKRADGVGKYYKNTIGFDGWRFDYVKGFAPWVVREWNSNVGGFSVGELWDGNVDYLNWWANEANSSVFDFACYYKMNDAFDGNNLSVLYDDMMWKRNPFKAVTFVANHDTDEIWNKMLAYAYILTHEGYPTIFYRDYEEWLDKERLNNLIWIHNNKATGTTSILYADNDEYVARRNGYNGPGLIVYLNNSDNWQQRWVPTNWNNTQIKDFTGHSNWYPTTQGGGWVQIQCPPKSYTVWSPNI; this is encoded by the coding sequence ATGAAAAACCTTACGCCCTATCTGCTTCTATTGGTTCTCTTCCTTTTTTCCTGCAAGAAAGACAACCTGCAAAATGCCCTCGCCGAAGAGAGCAAACTGGATATCGTTCACGTCACCCACCACGACGGCTCGCCCTTCAGCACCGAAGCCGGCGGGCAGGAAATCTCCACCCGCACCTTTTCCAGCGGCCCCGGCGGAGGGGTGATGATGCAGGCTTTCTACTGGGATCCTCCGGCCGGCGGCGTTTGGTGGGACACCATCGCCAGCAAGCTCGAAGACTGGTCCAGCGCAGGCATTGAGTCCGTATGGTTGCCGCCCGCCTCCAAAGCGCAGAGCGGCGCCTCTTCCATGGGATACGACCCCACCGATTACTTCGACCTGGGCGACTACAACCAGAACGGAACCGTTGAAACCCGTTTTGGGTCGAAAACTGAGCTGACCGATTTGATCAGCGAAGCCCACGCCCAGAATATGAAAGTATACGCCGATATCGTGCTCAACCACAACAGCGGCGGCCAGCTCGAATACAACCAATACACCAATGATTCTACCTGGACGGACTTCACCCAGGTAGCTTCCGGCAAGTTTACCCGGTCTCAACACGACTTTCACGCCAACTGGGTGCACGGCAACGACGAAGGCTACTTCGGCGGTTTTCCCGACCTCTGCCACGACGTGCCCTACGTTCAGGACTGGCTGTGGAAAAGGGCCGACGGCGTAGGCAAATACTATAAGAACACCATCGGCTTTGACGGCTGGCGCTTTGATTACGTAAAGGGCTTTGCTCCCTGGGTCGTTAGGGAGTGGAACAGCAACGTCGGCGGTTTCTCCGTCGGCGAGCTTTGGGACGGCAACGTCGATTACCTGAACTGGTGGGCCAACGAGGCCAACAGCAGCGTGTTCGACTTTGCCTGCTACTACAAAATGAACGACGCCTTCGACGGCAACAACCTGTCGGTGCTCTACGACGACATGATGTGGAAGCGCAACCCCTTTAAAGCCGTCACCTTCGTAGCCAACCACGACACCGACGAAATCTGGAACAAGATGCTGGCCTACGCCTACATCCTTACCCACGAAGGCTACCCCACCATCTTCTACCGCGACTACGAAGAATGGCTGGACAAGGAAAGGCTGAACAACCTGATCTGGATTCACAACAACAAGGCAACGGGCACGACTTCCATACTCTACGCCGACAACGACGAATACGTAGCGCGCAGAAACGGCTACAACGGCCCCGGCCTGATCGTCTACCTGAACAATTCCGACAACTGGCAGCAAAGATGGGTGCCCACCAACTGGAACAATACCCAGATCAAGGATTTCACCGGGCACAGCAACTGGTACCCCACCACCCAGGGCGGAGGTTGGGTGCAAATACAATGCCCGCCGAAGAGTTATACGGTTTGGTCGCCGAATATTTAG
- the pcaF gene encoding 3-oxoadipyl-CoA thiolase, which produces MKETYIIDAIRTPIGKFTGALSPVRTDDLAAHVLKALVARHGQIPTDAYEDVIMGCANQAGEDNRNVARMALLLAGLPFSVSGETVNRLCASGMSAAIHAHRAIKTGDGDLFIAGGVEHMTRGPWVISKTSKAFGRDAEMHDSSFGWRFVNKKMIAMYGTDGMGQTAENLAEQFNINREDQDKFAYWSQMKAAEAQRSGRLAKEIVPVEIPRRKAEPFIFDKDEFIRPDTSLDGLARLRPAFKPENEGGTVTAGNASGLNDGAAAMLIASEVAVEKHKLKPLARILTSAVVGVEPRIMGIGPVQASNKALEKAGLAMADMDIIEVNEAFAAQVLACTRQWGLADDDPRLNPNGGAIALGHPLGMTGTRILHTAALELNKQNKRYALVTMCIGVGQGYATIIERT; this is translated from the coding sequence ATGAAAGAAACCTACATCATCGACGCCATCCGGACTCCCATTGGAAAATTCACAGGCGCCCTTTCCCCGGTGCGTACCGACGACCTGGCCGCCCACGTCCTCAAAGCCCTTGTCGCCCGCCACGGTCAAATCCCGACCGATGCTTACGAAGATGTCATCATGGGCTGCGCCAACCAGGCAGGAGAAGACAACCGCAACGTCGCCCGCATGGCCCTCTTGCTGGCGGGCCTTCCGTTTTCCGTGTCGGGCGAGACGGTCAACCGCCTCTGCGCCTCGGGCATGTCGGCGGCCATCCATGCTCACCGCGCCATCAAAACGGGAGACGGCGACTTGTTTATCGCCGGCGGCGTGGAGCACATGACCCGCGGGCCCTGGGTCATCTCAAAAACTTCAAAAGCCTTCGGGCGCGATGCGGAGATGCACGACTCCAGCTTTGGCTGGCGCTTCGTCAATAAAAAGATGATAGCCATGTACGGAACCGATGGGATGGGGCAGACCGCCGAAAACCTGGCCGAACAGTTCAATATCAATCGGGAGGATCAGGATAAATTCGCCTACTGGTCGCAGATGAAAGCTGCTGAAGCGCAGCGTTCCGGGCGCCTGGCCAAGGAGATCGTGCCCGTGGAGATACCCCGCCGAAAAGCCGAACCCTTTATTTTCGATAAGGATGAATTTATCCGCCCCGATACCAGCCTGGATGGGCTGGCCCGGCTGCGCCCGGCTTTTAAACCTGAGAATGAGGGAGGAACCGTAACCGCCGGCAATGCCTCCGGCCTCAACGACGGCGCAGCGGCCATGCTCATCGCTTCGGAAGTTGCTGTAGAAAAGCATAAATTAAAGCCACTGGCCAGGATCCTCACTTCCGCCGTTGTCGGCGTAGAACCCCGAATCATGGGCATCGGCCCGGTGCAGGCTTCGAATAAAGCCCTGGAAAAGGCTGGCCTGGCCATGGCCGACATGGACATCATAGAGGTCAACGAGGCCTTCGCCGCCCAGGTGCTGGCCTGCACCCGCCAGTGGGGGCTGGCCGACGACGACCCCCGCCTCAACCCCAACGGCGGCGCCATCGCCCTCGGCCACCCGCTGGGCATGACCGGCACGCGGATTCTGCACACTGCCGCCCTGGAGCTGAATAAACAAAACAAGCGCTACGCCCTGGTGACGATGTGCATCGGAGTGGGGCAGGGCTATGCAACGATCATCGAGCGAACTTAG
- the gldA gene encoding gliding motility-associated ABC transporter ATP-binding subunit GldA gives MSVTVQDLTKIYGAQRAVDRVSFQAKAGEVLGFLGPNGAGKTTTMKMITSFIPPDEGTVAVCGLDVSKQPMEVRRCIGYLPEHNPLYKDMYVREYLGFIARLHQLKNSRRRVEELIDMTGLALEQHKLIGALSKGYRQRVGLAQAMLHDPEVLILDEPTSGLDPNQLADIRRLIKQLGQEKTVIFSTHIMQEVKAICDRVLIINRGKIVANDSIEDLQRRIAAEAVVTVEFQKAPPKKALSAVPQLKELRELGKNRFQLISGPEADLRPAIFDFAVEHQIKLLELHKEVYEIDEVFQKLTQ, from the coding sequence ATGTCGGTAACGGTACAGGACCTAACCAAAATATACGGAGCGCAGAGAGCGGTCGACCGCGTCTCCTTCCAGGCTAAGGCCGGAGAGGTGCTGGGGTTCCTCGGCCCCAACGGGGCGGGCAAGACCACCACCATGAAAATGATCACCTCCTTTATCCCCCCGGATGAGGGCACGGTTGCCGTTTGTGGCCTCGACGTGTCGAAGCAGCCCATGGAGGTTCGCCGCTGCATCGGCTACCTGCCCGAGCACAACCCGCTCTACAAGGACATGTACGTGCGGGAGTACCTGGGGTTCATCGCCCGGCTGCATCAGTTGAAGAACAGCCGCCGCCGGGTGGAGGAGCTGATCGATATGACCGGCCTGGCGCTCGAGCAGCACAAGCTGATCGGCGCCCTGTCCAAAGGGTACCGGCAACGAGTGGGCCTGGCGCAGGCCATGTTGCACGACCCGGAGGTGCTCATCCTCGACGAGCCGACTTCCGGGTTGGACCCCAATCAATTGGCCGATATCCGCAGGCTGATCAAACAGCTGGGGCAGGAGAAAACCGTCATTTTTTCCACTCATATCATGCAGGAAGTTAAGGCGATATGCGACCGGGTGCTGATCATCAACCGGGGAAAGATCGTTGCCAATGATTCCATCGAAGACCTGCAACGCCGCATCGCCGCCGAAGCCGTGGTGACCGTTGAGTTTCAAAAGGCGCCTCCCAAAAAAGCGCTCTCGGCCGTGCCCCAGCTCAAAGAACTGCGCGAACTTGGAAAAAACCGCTTCCAGCTCATTTCCGGGCCCGAAGCCGACCTGCGGCCGGCCATCTTCGACTTCGCGGTGGAACACCAGATCAAGTTGCTGGAATTGCACAAGGAAGTGTATGAGATCGATGAGGTTTTCCAAAAACTGACGCAATAG
- a CDS encoding helix-turn-helix domain-containing protein → MRKSLAVLGCCLLAFALSAQVTFIVEELPPNTPGQDSLFLSGSLNNWVPDNPEFLFQQNRSGPPFLTIRPGQAPFEYKITRGSWERVETNAYGQFVKNRRYDAGGSDTVRLKILSWDDLPVNPRFGWATITVEQAPGNTPSDASLYAVGSFNDWHPGDPNYQLERQETGTFQVQIPLMDDTTYYKFTRGSWESIEGRRNGQARVNRQFILSEQSSRDVTATIESWEDLAGNPINLYTFLLLLAAIQGLLLILAINTLQDNNRAANRVLSVLLLLLSVALAGRVSTYDRDIFNWMPRLLLLPDIIYFLYAPIFLLYINRLLRAPARTSFGISWWHFVPFLLQAAVYLPLILMDKQEFISKVVNQDFKPFFAWSGGLALVFNAVYWFLCRRTIRQYERESGDTLAFEPNLEFLRVVVWLKFACLVIWAATYLIGGLGLALEKDLAFITEKTTDALWVAFSLTAFFLGYYTMRQPEIFKLPDPDMPPSEEGQEDQERAASMSEEEMKEIKKRLERAMEEKQPYRNPGLNLNALAEMAGTSPHSLSRVINDGYGMNFNDFVNSYRIEEFKRLAQQEEYQNHTLLAIAFIVGFNSKSAFNRSFKKLEDCTPREYLKGVVSE, encoded by the coding sequence ATGCGTAAAAGCCTTGCGGTTTTGGGATGTTGCCTGCTGGCGTTCGCCCTGAGCGCCCAGGTGACCTTTATTGTGGAAGAGCTTCCTCCGAATACGCCTGGGCAAGACTCTCTGTTCCTGAGCGGTTCCCTCAACAACTGGGTTCCGGACAACCCGGAATTCCTGTTTCAACAAAACCGTTCCGGGCCGCCTTTTCTCACCATCAGGCCCGGGCAGGCACCCTTCGAGTACAAAATCACCCGCGGAAGCTGGGAGCGGGTGGAAACCAACGCTTACGGCCAGTTTGTCAAAAACCGCCGTTACGATGCCGGCGGCAGCGATACCGTGCGCCTGAAGATTCTGAGTTGGGACGACTTGCCGGTCAACCCCCGCTTCGGCTGGGCCACCATCACGGTCGAACAGGCACCGGGCAATACGCCCTCCGACGCTTCCCTGTACGCAGTGGGCAGTTTCAACGACTGGCACCCGGGCGACCCCAATTACCAGTTAGAAAGGCAGGAAACCGGCACTTTCCAGGTGCAGATTCCCCTGATGGATGACACCACTTATTATAAGTTTACCCGAGGCAGTTGGGAAAGCATCGAAGGGCGGCGCAACGGGCAGGCCCGCGTCAACCGCCAGTTCATCCTCAGCGAGCAAAGCTCCCGGGATGTAACGGCCACCATCGAATCCTGGGAGGATTTGGCCGGCAACCCGATCAACCTCTATACCTTCCTGCTGCTGCTCGCAGCCATACAGGGCCTGTTGCTGATACTGGCCATCAATACCCTGCAGGACAACAACCGGGCGGCCAACCGGGTATTGTCGGTCCTCTTGCTCCTGCTTTCCGTGGCCCTCGCAGGCCGCGTATCTACCTACGACCGGGACATTTTCAACTGGATGCCGCGCCTGCTCTTGCTTCCCGACATCATCTATTTTCTCTATGCTCCCATCTTTTTGCTGTACATCAACCGCCTGCTGCGGGCTCCTGCCCGGACCAGTTTCGGCATCAGCTGGTGGCATTTTGTGCCGTTCCTGCTGCAAGCCGCCGTGTACCTTCCCCTGATCCTGATGGACAAACAGGAATTCATATCCAAGGTGGTCAACCAGGATTTCAAGCCCTTCTTTGCCTGGTCGGGCGGGCTGGCCCTCGTATTTAATGCCGTTTACTGGTTCCTGTGCCGGCGCACCATCCGGCAGTACGAACGGGAGTCCGGCGACACCCTCGCCTTCGAGCCCAACCTGGAATTTCTCCGGGTCGTAGTGTGGCTAAAGTTTGCCTGCCTTGTCATCTGGGCGGCCACTTACCTCATCGGCGGGCTGGGCCTGGCCCTGGAAAAAGACCTGGCCTTCATCACCGAAAAAACCACCGACGCTCTTTGGGTGGCTTTTTCCCTTACGGCATTTTTCCTGGGGTACTACACCATGCGGCAGCCCGAAATCTTCAAGCTCCCCGACCCCGATATGCCTCCTTCCGAAGAAGGGCAGGAAGACCAGGAACGGGCTGCTTCCATGAGCGAGGAAGAAATGAAGGAGATCAAAAAACGGCTGGAACGGGCGATGGAAGAAAAACAGCCCTACCGCAACCCCGGGCTCAACCTCAACGCCCTGGCGGAAATGGCCGGCACCAGCCCCCATTCGCTTTCCAGGGTCATCAATGATGGATATGGCATGAATTTCAACGACTTCGTCAACTCCTACCGCATCGAAGAGTTCAAGCGCCTCGCTCAACAGGAAGAATACCAGAACCACACCCTGCTCGCCATCGCTTTTATCGTCGGCTTCAACTCCAAGTCGGCTTTCAACCGGTCCTTTAAAAAACTGGAGGACTGCACGCCGCGGGAGTACCTCAAAGGTGTAGTGAGCGAATAA